In Rhipicephalus microplus isolate Deutch F79 chromosome 7, USDA_Rmic, whole genome shotgun sequence, one genomic interval encodes:
- the STUB1 gene encoding STIP1 homology and U-box containing protein 1 isoform X2, producing MPSTTTVLRTKNLMHSIDGWPNKTKRCKIKSPSTATYFTNRALCYLKLQQWELACQDCRRALDLDPSSIKGHFFLGQALQEMDNYDEAVKYLQRANDLAREQKLNFGDDIACQLRLARKRRWQLIEEKRLQQEIELQTYLNQLILLDKKKRVQEMKMMGTRQGDIERVEAALDKYISELNNIFAKVDERRRKRDVPDYLCGKISFEIMREPVITPSGITYDRRDIEEHLQRVGHFDPVTRTPLTQDQLIPNLAMKEVVDGFLAENEWALDY from the exons ATGCCGTCGACAACTACAGTTTTGCGGACGAAAAATCTGATGCATTCGATTGATGGATGGCCAAACAAAACGAAGAGATGCAAG ATAAAGAGTCCATCCACGGCCACCTACTTCACGAACCGGGCGTTATGCTACCTCAAGCTCCAGCAGTGGGAGCTGGCCTGCCAGGACTGTCGTCGTGCCCTCGACCTTGACCCCAGCTCAATCAAGGGTCacttttttctgggtcaggcgcTGCAGGAGATGGACAACTACGACGAGGCCGTCAAGTACCTGCAGAGGG CTAATGACCTGGCCCGCGAGCAGAAGCTCAACTTTGGCGACGACATTGCGTGCCAGCTGCGACTGGCGCGCAAGCGGCGCTGGCAGCTCATCGAGGAGAAGCGGCTGCAGCAGGAGATTGAGCTGCAGACCTACCTCAACCAGCTCATCCTGCTCGACAAGAAGAA GAGGGTTCAAGAAATGAAAATGATGGGCACTCGCCAGGGAGACATAGAAAGGGTGGAGGCCGCACTG GACAAGTACATATCAGAATTGAACAACATATTTGCAAAGGTGGATGAAAGGCGCAGG AAACGAGACGTGCCCGACTACCTGTGCGGAAAAATCAGCTTCGAGATCATGCGTGAGCCGGTCATCACGCCGAGTGGCATCACTTACGACCGCAGGGACATAGAGGAGCATCTACAG AGGGTAGGCCACTTCGACCCAGTGACGAGAACGCCGTTGACCCAGGACCAGCTGATTCCAAACTTGGCCATGAAGGAGGTGGTGGATGGCTTCCTCGCGGAGAACGAGTGGGCCCTAGACTACTGA
- the STUB1 gene encoding STIP1 homology and U-box containing protein 1 isoform X1 yields MKDTMTAVELKDLGNKLFTARKYEDAISCYSKAIIKSPSTATYFTNRALCYLKLQQWELACQDCRRALDLDPSSIKGHFFLGQALQEMDNYDEAVKYLQRANDLAREQKLNFGDDIACQLRLARKRRWQLIEEKRLQQEIELQTYLNQLILLDKKKRVQEMKMMGTRQGDIERVEAALDKYISELNNIFAKVDERRRKRDVPDYLCGKISFEIMREPVITPSGITYDRRDIEEHLQRVGHFDPVTRTPLTQDQLIPNLAMKEVVDGFLAENEWALDY; encoded by the exons ATGAAGGACACCATGACTGCCGTCGAACTCAAAGACCTCGGTAACAAATTGTTCACTGCGCGCAAGTACGAAGACGCCATATCCTGCTACAGCAAAGCAATC ATAAAGAGTCCATCCACGGCCACCTACTTCACGAACCGGGCGTTATGCTACCTCAAGCTCCAGCAGTGGGAGCTGGCCTGCCAGGACTGTCGTCGTGCCCTCGACCTTGACCCCAGCTCAATCAAGGGTCacttttttctgggtcaggcgcTGCAGGAGATGGACAACTACGACGAGGCCGTCAAGTACCTGCAGAGGG CTAATGACCTGGCCCGCGAGCAGAAGCTCAACTTTGGCGACGACATTGCGTGCCAGCTGCGACTGGCGCGCAAGCGGCGCTGGCAGCTCATCGAGGAGAAGCGGCTGCAGCAGGAGATTGAGCTGCAGACCTACCTCAACCAGCTCATCCTGCTCGACAAGAAGAA GAGGGTTCAAGAAATGAAAATGATGGGCACTCGCCAGGGAGACATAGAAAGGGTGGAGGCCGCACTG GACAAGTACATATCAGAATTGAACAACATATTTGCAAAGGTGGATGAAAGGCGCAGG AAACGAGACGTGCCCGACTACCTGTGCGGAAAAATCAGCTTCGAGATCATGCGTGAGCCGGTCATCACGCCGAGTGGCATCACTTACGACCGCAGGGACATAGAGGAGCATCTACAG AGGGTAGGCCACTTCGACCCAGTGACGAGAACGCCGTTGACCCAGGACCAGCTGATTCCAAACTTGGCCATGAAGGAGGTGGTGGATGGCTTCCTCGCGGAGAACGAGTGGGCCCTAGACTACTGA